GCCGCCGCAGCAGGCCAGGCTCCCAGAGGGAGTGCCCCTCCGCGTTGGCATCGCGCCAGATCGCACAGAAGCTCAGCAGGTAGGGGCGCCCCTCCCCCAGGTAGAAGTCGCGGTAGCGCTGCCAGTCGGTGGCGGGCGTGGTGGACGCCGCCCTGGCCCCGGTGGGCAGGGCAGCCAGAAGCACCGTGGCCAGCAGCAGAACTCCCCGCATGCGTGAATCGAAAGGGTCAACCTTGCCAGGCAGGGGACTCAGCTGCCGCCGAGGGGGACCCGCAAGGCTGAAGGGGCGGTGGGGGCGACCGGCAGGGAGGTTTCCAGCGGCAACCGGCCCAGGATCCTGGCCAGGAAGGGGTTGTGGGGGTAGCGGATCAGCAGGCTGTGCTCGAAGCGCCCCCACTTGCGGGCCACTTTGCGGCGGGCGAAGGCGAGGCTGTAGGTGGCGATGGGGATGAAGTCGGTGTTGCCCATGCTGTCCACGATGTAGAGCTGCAGACTCTCCTCACCGCGACGCCTGCAGACCACGTTCTTGGGACGCAGGGCCAGCGTGAGGATGCCGTCGCGGAGCATGGCCTGCCTCAGGGCCTGCAGGCCCTGGCAGAGCTGGCGGCAGTACCGCTCGGAGGCCTCCAGATCCTCCAGATAGTGCTGCAGGGTGCGGGACACCACGCCCGGCTCGTCCTGGATCAGCTCGAAGCTGGTGCCGGGGCCCAGGTTGGTGTCCACGGGACCGAAGAATCGCGGCACGCACTCCCAGCTGATGCCGCGCCGCTCGAGCTGGCGGTAGAAGCGCTGCTCCCGCCGGCTGTCGTGGGGATCGTCGCCGATGTCCACCTTGACGCAGCGTCCCGGGTCGTCGGGGTGGCGATGGCACTCGCGGTGCAGGCCACGGCCCACGTACGTGGAAGCATCCAGGTGAAGCATGCGGCCACGCACAGAAGGCCAACTGCCTTAATCGGTTGTTAATCCTGATTCTGTAGCCGATTTAACCAAAGCAATCCGCACGGCCGCAGCGGCTCGTGGCAGGGGGCTAGGGGAGAGGTTCGATGGCGCCGGGTTGCCAGGCCCGCTGGAACCACGGCTCCAGCGGGCCATACAGACGCAGGATCGTGAACCAGGTCTGGCCGGCACGTCGGGCGGCAAGCGCAACCGGTAGGTGCGGCCTCCGTCGAGGGGATGGTTGTTCACCTCCAGCGCGGCCCAGGGGTAGGTGGAGCCCTCGCCCCCGATCGTGGTGTCCATAGCCGGGGTGACCCCGGTGGCGAAGAAGAAGAAGGCGTAGCGCCAGTTGGCGTTGTCGTAGTTGTAGCCCTGCCGGTTGCGCATCCGCTAGGCCAGGGCCCGGACCGGTGATGCCGTCATCCAGCGTCCAGCGTTACCCCATGTCGTTGATCACTTGGCCGTCAGTTCCACGGTGCGGGAGTCCACCAGCTGCTCCCAGATCGGCACGGTTCGGTTGGCCAGCTGATTCCCCGGCGGCAGGGCCAGCAGATAGGCCTGCACGGCACGCTGGAAGTCCAGGTTGTCGAGCAGCTTGTTCGTGCTGGCGGCATCGGGCACGCCGCCGTCGAAACGCAGGGTTCCCAGGCGCGTGTCCAGGCTGGGGGGCGTGGCGACACCCGGTGGGGCGGGGGTTGAGAACCTGAGTCCGGGATCAGCCGGCGGCCCCTTGAGCACCTGGGCGGTGCTGGCCGCTGGCGCCAGCACGACAGTGGCGACCAGCAGGCGGGTGAGCAGAGGGCTGGCCATCACTGGATTCCCATGGCGGCGGTCTTCATGCCCTCTTCCAGTTTTTTGATGTCAGCCGGGGAGAGCTGAGGCCGATCGATCTTGATCGTGAGCTTGTTGAGCTTGGCGGTGAGGGGGAAGGGCGGCAGGTAGTCGCTGTCGTCAATACCGGTGATGGTGTCGGAGCCGATGTCGAAGCTTTCATCCCACTGCAGGATGATGGGAATCGTCTTCTCCATCCGCTTGCTGGCCACCACCTGGCCATCCACCTTCAGCACACCTGTTCCACCCTTGCCCACACCGGCAAAGCTGTTGAACCTGGTGGTAGCCAGTCCAAGGCCGTCATACTTGAAGTCGAACTCCAACTTGTGGCGGCCCGGCGTGAGGGCCTGCGGAGATTCCCACTTCACCCATTCGAGGTTCAGCATGTTCCAGTTGAACACCGGCCTGCCACCGAGGAGGTAGAAGCCCCAGCCGGCGAAACGGCCGCCGGAGGTGGCAATCATGCCCTCGGCACCCTGCTGGGGAACGGTGATGTCGGCGGTGAGCGAGTAGGAGGTGTTGAGCAGGTAAGGCGCATCTCCCTGAGGCACGCCGGTCATCGGCCGGGTGTACACCAACTCGTCAAGCCCGGCAGTGAGACTGGGCCGCGGCGCTGCGACTCGGGCCGCCACCGAGGCATCGAGTGGAAACACCTGATGCTTCTTGGCCTCTTCCACGAACATCTTGCGCATCTCCGCCACCTTCTCGGGGTACTGGTCGGCGATGTCCACGGACTGGTTGAAGTTCTTGGTGAGGTCGTAGAGCTGGAACACCTGATTGTTGAGCGGGTCCGGATTGACGGGTCCGAAGGCATCCCAGGGTGCCCGATCCACCTTGGTGCTCAACAGCCAGCCATCGTGATAGAGCGCCCACTGGCCCATCATCTCGAAGTACTGGGTCGTGTGCCGTGAGGGGGCCTTGGCGTTGGCCTGATCAAAGGTGTAGAGGAAGCTGGTGCCTTCAATCGGCTTCTGGGAGATGCCGTCCACCGCCTGAGGAGCCGGGATGCCGATGGCCTCCAGGATGGTGGGCACCACATCGATCACGTGGATGAACTGCTCCCGCAGGCCGCCCTTGTCCTTGATGCGGTTGGGCCAGGAGATCACCATGTTCTGGTTCACACCCCCCAGCCGCGAGGCGTTCTGCTTGAACCAGTCGAAGGGGGTGTCGAAGGCCCAGGACCAGCCCGCCGACATGTGGTTGTAGGCATATTCCGTGCCCCAGGCCTCGTAGTACTTCATCTGCACATCCACAGAGGGACGCACATCGTTGAAGAAGGCCACTTCGCTGAAGGTGCCCTCGGGCCCACCTTCAGCGCTGGTGCCATTATCGCCGTTGATGTAGATGATCAGGGTGTTGTCCAGCTTGCCCAGATCATCAAAGGCCTGGATCACCCGGCCGATCTCGTGGTCGTTGTAGGCCACATAGGCCGCGAACACTTCCACCTGGCGGATGTAGAGCTGCTTGGCCTCCTCGCTCAGCTGATCCCAGGGGGTGAGGATGTCGGCCGGCCAGGGGGTGAGCTCCTCGTCGGCCGGGATCACACCGAGCCTTTTCTGGTTCGCGAAGATCCTTTCCCGCAGCTTCTCGTAGCCGTCGTCGAACAGGTGCATGGCGTGGATCCTGTCCACCCATTCCTTGGTGGGATGGTGCGGGGCGTGGGAGGAGCCCGGCACGTAGTGCAGGAAGATCGGCTGGTCCGGGTTGGTCTGGTGGATGCGCGTCATCCAGTCGATGGCGTCGTCGGCCATCGCGGTGATCAGGTTCCAGGAGGGTTCCGTCCCGGTGACCGGCCAGATCGTCGCCTCCGGATTGGAGCGATCCATCTTCAGGCTGCCTTCCTTGCCCTTCCAGGGATAGATCTGGGTGGTGTTGCGGAACAGATTCGGCCCCCACTGGTTGGCATCACCACCCACGAAGCCGAAGAAATAATCGAAGCCAAGGCCCGTGGGCCACTGAAAGAACGGCCCTGCCTGGCTGGCCTGGTAGGTGGGGGTGTTGTGGTCCTTGCCGAACCAGCTGGTGGCGTAGCCGTTGTCGCGCAGAATCCGGCCGATGGTGGCGTTCTCGACGCCGATGATGCTGTCGTAGCCGGGGAAGCCGGTGGCCTGCTCGGCGATCACCCCGAAGCCCACCGCGTGATGGTTGCGCCCGGTGATCAGGGCCGCCCGGGTGGGTGAACACAGGGACGTGGACATGATGCGGTTGTAGCGGAGCCCCTGGCTGGCGATCCGCTCCATCGCCGGCGTGGGGATCACCCCTCCGAACACGCTGTCGATGGCGAAGCCGGCGTCATCGGTCATGATCAGCAGCACGTTGGGGGCGTCCTTGGGGGGCACCACCGTGGGCGGCCACCACGGCTTGGAGTTCTGGGCGCTGTCCTTGATCACACCCCCGAAGGGCGGAGCTGGAGCCGGCAGCTGGTTTCCGGCGATCGTGGCCTTGGCATCCGGGCTCCCCATCACCCCGCTCACGAGCTGCAGAGCGGCGGCAGGCGTCCAGCCCAGCTGCCAGCCCACCAGCAGCAGCACCGCCGAAAAGGCCGCAACCCTGCGCCCCCAGCCGAAACGGAGGCGGCCCAAGGCGCTGCGCAGGCGTTGCAGGGGAGAGTCAGCCATGGGTCACAGGGAGGCGTTGAGGGGCTGGGATGCGAGGCGGATGCCGATGTGGGAGGTGCCGGTGTCCGGGCTCTCGGCCTCCCGCGCCGCCGGGCGGTAGCGGGAGCAGTAACTGGGGGAGCAGAGGAACGAGCCCCCCTTGATCACGTGCTTGGCCACCCCCGGTTCGCGGGGATCGCTGGAGGCGGCGGCATCGTCCAGGCGGGGGTCGGGCCGGTCGACCAGCAGCTGATGACCGGGCGCGAACCAGTCGGCGGTCCACTCCCACACGTTGCCGGTGGTGTCATGCAGGCCGTAGCCGTTGGGGGCATAGGAGCCCACCGGCGCCGTGCCGGCATGGCCGTCCTCGGCGCTGTCCCGGTAGGGGAACGGTCCCTGCCAGGTGTTGGCCCGGTTCGCGTCCCAGGTGTCGCCCCAGCCGAACACCTGGTCGCGCAGGCCACCGCGGGCGGCGAATTCCCACTGGGCCTCGCTGGGGAGATCGGCGCCGCGCCAGGCCGCGTAGGCCTCGGCGTCCTCGTAGGCCACCTGCACCACGGGATGATCGAGGAGGTGCTCAATCGAGCTGCCGGGCCCCTCGGGGTGGCGCCAGTCGGCGCCGGGTACCCAGTGCCAGCCGGCCATCGGGCCGATGGGCTCGCCGGGATCGAGGGGCCTGAACACCAGCGAGCCCGGTGCGCGCTCAGCGACCGAAAGGGTGGGGAACTGCTCTCTGGACAGCGGCCGTTCCGCCACGGTGCGGTAGCCGGTGGCCTCCACGAAGGCGGCGAACTGGCGGTTGGTCACCTCGTGGGTGGCCAGGCAGAAGGGGCTCAGCCGCACCAGCGCCGGCGGGCCTTCCTCGGGCCGCTGTCCGCCGGCCCCGATCCGGTAGGAGCCGGCCGGGATGGCCACCATGCCATCGGGACAGGCGAAGGCATGGGCGGGTGGCACACGCCAGCCCCCGATCAGCCATCCCGCCAGCAGCCAGCCCAGGGCCAGGCCTCCGAGCAGCAGCAGCGGGATCCCCACGCGAGACACAACGGTCGAGAGAACGCCCACGCGGGCCAGCTACAACCTTCAGCGTGCTGGGGAATCGATCAGGGAGCAGGAAAGGGCTTGAAAACGTTGCAATCAGCCGGGGCATGCTCGCTCAGGCGCAGCATCAACGAAAAAACGCAGATCACCGGGAAACAGACCCTGGCGAAGAAACAACTTCATGCCATAGGTCACGTGCAAGCAGCCCGATGTCGGTTTCCATCGGCACTCCAGGCCTGCAGACCCATCCAGAACCTGATGATTCCAGGACTTCCTCCCACGGGATTCCTGCCACTGAGGGATCCCGAGGATTCATCCCATCGATTCAACGTATCGATTCAGCGCATCGCTTCAACGCATCGCTGGATCTCACTGATTGCTCCCACTGATCACTTGGACTGATCACTCGGAGCGATCACTCGGACTGTCTCTGACCCAGGGGGTTCCACGGATTGAAGCCGCCGGATGGCCTGGCCTGGATGCCTCACGTGGTGGCAGCCTCGGCGTGGCGACCAGGGGTACGGCGCAGCGCTGCTGCCCTTGGCCAGGATGGGGCTGTCGGGGTGTTCACGGCCTGGGGCCCACCATGCGCGGACCGCTTCCCTTTCTTGACCGGCAGGCCGTGACCCTCACCCAGGCGGACGCCGTGGTGCAGCGGATCGCGGACCAACTGCCGCTGCGGGGCCTGGTGCAGGCTGGATCCGCCTCGAAGCTGCGGATGCGGAGCGTGGTGGTGCCGCTGGGTGCGATGGCGGTGGCGGGCACGGCCCATTCAGCGCTGCAGCTCGAGATGGCCCCCCTGCCGGATGTGGTCACCCTTGCCTTCTGCGAAGCGGGCAGCGCAGACCTCAGCGCCGACGGCCATCGGGTTCTTCTGCCCCCCTGCAGCGCGGCGATGTTCCTGCCGGGTTGCGCCTTCCACTGCACAACGGCAGGCATCGTGTCGGTGCTGCTGCACGATTCAGCCCAGCGGCTCGCCGCCGCGGCCACCGCCATGGTGGCCCCCGAAGCGCGGGAGAACCCCGGCCTTCAGGCCCGTTTCAACCGGCCGCTTGTCCTGGACGGGAGCGGGGATGCACGCCTGCAGGCCACCCTGACCTCGCTGCGCCGGGCGCTGCGGCTTCTCGATGAACCCCAGTTGCAGGCCAGTGGTGGCTTTGAGGCCCTGCAGCTGGAGGATCTGCTGCGCCGCCACCTGGTGCTGCTGCTCTGGCCGGACCTGATCGATCCGGAGCCTCCACCGCCGATGGGCCCATGGCGCGATCCCATCCTCGAGGCGTTGCTGGAGTGGATGGACTGCCACCTCGACGCACCGCTCACCCTCACCGCCCTGGCCCTGCGCAGCGGTGACTCGGTGCGCAATCTCCAGTACCGCTTTCAACGACGGCTGGGCTGCTCACCGATGCAGTGGTTGCGCCAACGCCGGCTTGAAGCCGTGCATGCCGAGCTGAGCCGGGGGGAGCCCGGCGGCACGGTGGCCGCCATCGCCAGGCGGCACGGCTTCCACCACCTGCCCACCTTCAGCGCGGCCTTTCAGCGCCGCTTCGGCATCCTGCCCTCCCAGCTGCTGCGCCAGGGGAAGCGGACCTGAAGACCAGGCGGCACGGGACTTCAGGCGGCGAGCAACCGCAGGCGCAACCGGTTCAGGGCCTCTCCGGCCGTGAGGGTCTGGATCCAGTGGCGGCCGCGGCTGGAGCCGAACCGCACGCCCTCGCTCCAGGCCCCCGAAGCGTCCGCCACGGCGATGTGCACCAGACCCACGGGTTTCTGCTCGCTGCCGCCACCAGGCCCGGCGATGCCTGTGACGGCCACGCCCCAGGTGGCACCGGTGAGCCGCCGGGCTCCCGCCGCCATCGCCAGGGCCACCGGATCGCTCACGGCCCCGTGCCGCTCCAGATCCAGGGCGCTCACCCCGAGCAACTTCTCTTTCACGGCATTGGCATAGGCGATCACCCCGCCCAGGAACGCATCCGAGGCTCCGGGCACCGCCGCCAGAGCCGCACCGATGCCGCCGCCGGTGCAGCTCTCGGCCACCGCCAGCGTCTCGCCGCGGCGGCGCAGCTGCTCCAGCACCACCGCCGCCAGGCTGTCCTCATCCGCCCCGAAGCAGGCCTGGCCGGCCCGACGGCGGATTTCGGCCTCCAACGGCGCCAGCAGGGCGGAGGCGGTTGTCTCCGTGTCGGCCCGGGCGGTGAGCCGCAGCTTCACCTCACCCGCGCCGGCGTAGGGCGCCACTGTGGGATTGGTGCCCTGCAGCAGGTCGGCCATCGCTTCGGCCAGAGCCGATTCGGCCACGCCCCAGAAGCGCAGCACCCGGCTGGCGTACACCCCCTGGGAGAGCCCGGCCTGGCGCAGCCAGGGGGCCGCCGTGGCATCCCACATGGCGCGCATCTCACTGGGCACCCCTGGGAAGGTGAGCACGGTGAAGCCCGGCACCGGGCTCCAGATCATTCCCGGCGCCGTGCCCGTGGGGTTGGGCAGCACGGCGGCGCCCTCGGGGAGCAGGGCCTGGCGACGCACGCTGGGGGAGAGCGGGCGGCCCCGGGCGCGGGCCTTGGCCTCGATGTCGGCCCACACCTCCGGCCGCTCGGTGAGCGGCGTGTGGAAAGCGGCGGCGATCGCCTCGGTGGTGAGGTCGTCGGGAGTGGGGCCCAGGCCGCCGGTGGTGATCAGTAGCCGGCAGCGCCGGGAGGCCTGCTGCACGGCCGCGATCAGCCGCTCACGGTTGTCGCCCACCACCTCCTGGCGCAGATGGGGAATGCCCAGGGCCGCCAGCTGCTCGGCGATCCAGCGGGCGTTGCCGTTGGTGATGTTGCCCAGCAGCAGCTCGGTGCCGATGCAGAGGATCTCGGCTGTCATCGCAGGGCGGCCGTCATCGCGGGTGGGCCGTTGGCCTGGCCTGGCGCTGGAGCTCGCGACGGGTGCTCACCAGCACCCAGATCAGCACGGCCGTGGCCAGGGCCAGCCAGAGGAAGCGCATCTCCGCATTCACCAGCACCAGGGCCAGGGAGGCCAGCCACTGGGTGAAGGCATAGATCAGCAGCACCGTGCGCCGGTGGCTCAGACCGGTGCGCAGCAGGCGGTGATGCAGATGGCGGCGGTCGGGATAGAAGGGGGAGTGGCCATCGCTGAGGCGGCCCATGATCACGGCCGACATGTCGGCCAGGGGCAGCGACAGGATCAGCAGCGGCAGCAGCAGGCTGACGCTGGTGAGGCCCTTGGCAGGGCCCACGATGCTGATCGCAGCCAGGGCGAAGCCGAGGAAGTAGGAGCCGCCATCGCCCATGAAGATGCGGGCCGGGTTGAAGTTGTGGCGCAGGAAGCCCAGGCAGCTGCCAGCCAGCGCCGCGGCGAGCAGGCCGGCGGCGGGCTGGTGCAGGCTGAAGCTCACCGAGAGCAGCCCCACCGCCGCGATGCCGCTCACCCCGGCCGCGAGGCCGTCGAGACCGTCGAGCCAGTTGATCGCATTGGTGATGCCCACCAGCCACACCAGAGTGGCCAGCAGGCTGAGCCAGTCGGGCAGCTGCAGCACCGCCGCAGGCGAACCCATCCAGCCGAAGGGAAGATCGATGCTGCCGATCCTCACGCCTTCCACCCACACCGCCATCGACACCAGCAGCTGCATCACCAGTCTGGGCAGGGGCGGCAGGGCAAAGAGGTCATCCGCCAGGCCGATCACGAAGAAGCAGAGGGAGCCGCCGAGCGTCGTCCAGATCAGGGCGTCCTTGCTGGCCTCCAGCTGGGCGAACCCCCCCAGCACCCAGGTGAGGGCGAGGGCGAGGCTGAAGCCGATCACGATGCCCACCCCACCCAGCCGCACCATCGGCTGGGTGTGCTGCTTGCGCGCATCGGGTTTGTCGATCAGCCCGAAGTTCAGGCCGAGGCGGCGCACCACCGGCACCACGAGTGCGGTGAGCACGGCGGCCACGGCCAGGGTGAGCAGCGCTGCAGCGTTGGGGCTGTAGGCAAGGGTCACGACAGCGGGCCGACGCAGGCGCCTGGGGGCAGGGCGTTGGCCGCCACCTTACGGGGAAGTGGCGGGGTCAGGCAGGCTGGAGCGCCCGGGCCGGGGCATAGAGCGGAAAACGCTCGCAGAGCTGGGCCACCCGTTGCCGGCAGCCCTGTTCGATGGCGGTGTCCTCGGGGTTGAGCAGGCGATCGGCGATCACGTCGGCCACCTCACGGAAGGCCTCCTCATCGAAGCCGCGCGTGGTGCAGGCGGCGGTGCCGAGCCGCAGGCCACTGGTCACGAAAGGCGACTGGGGGTCGAACGGCACGGTGTTCTTGTTGGCGGTGATGTGCACATCGCTCACCAGCAGGTCGGCCACCTTGCCGGTCATGCCGATGCCACGCAGATCCAGCAGCACCAGGTGGTTGTCGGTGCCGCCGCTCACCACGTCGATGCCCCGCTCCTGGATGCGGGCGGCGAGGGCCTGGGCGTTGGCGATCACCTGCTGGCTGTAGGCCCGGAAGGAGGGCTGCAGCGCCTCGCCGAAGGCCACGGCCTTGGCGGCGATCACATGCTCCAGCGGTCCGCCCTGGCTGCCGGGGAACACCGCCTTGTCGAACTGCCTGGCGAAGTCGGCATCGCGGCAGAGGATCAGACCGCCGCGGGGGCCGCGCAGGGTCTTGTGGGTGGTGGTGGTCACCACGTCGCACACGGACACCGGGTTGGGGTGCACGCCGGCGGCCACCAGACCGGCGATGTGGGCCATGTCGGCCAGCAGGTAGGCGCCCACCTCATCGGCGATGGCCCGGAAGGCCTGGAAATCGATCGTGCGGGGGTAGGCCGAGTAGCCGCACACGATCAGCTTCGGCCTGTGCTCCAGCGCCAGCTCGCGGATGGTGGCGACGTTGAGCTGCTGGGTGCCTGGATCCACGCCGTAGTGCACGGCTTTGAACCACTTGCCGCTCACGTTCACCGGCGAGCCGTGGGTGAGGTGGCCGCCATGGCTGAGGTCCATGCCCAGGATCGTGTCGCCGGGCTGGAGCAGGGCGAGGAAGACGGCGAAGTTGGCCTGGGCACCGCTGTGGGGCTGCACGTTGGCCCAGGCGGCGCCGAACAGCTGCTTGGCCCGCTCGATCGCCAGCTCCTCGATCGCGTCCACGTGCTCGCAGCCGCCGTAGTAGCGCTTGTGGGGCAGGCCCTCGGCGTACTTGTTGGTGAGCACCGAGCCCTGGGCCTCCATCACGGCTTTGGAGGCGAAGTTCTCCGACGCGATCAGTTCGAGGTGGGTCTGCTGACGCTCCAGTTCCTTGCCGATCAGGGCGGCGATGGCGGGATCGGAGGCCGCCAGGGTGGAATCAGCGCCGGCGGCAGCGGCGATCACGGTGTCAGCCATCAGGGAGTCCGCCATCAGGGTGTCCGCCCTCGAGGGATGGGGTGGGTGCTGAGGTGATGGTAATGACCCGTGTCCCCGGGCCGGAGCGGCGGCGCCATGAAAAACCGCCCCTGCCGAAGCAGAGGCGGTGGTGGGAAGCGCGCCTGGAGAGATTCGAACTCCCGACCCTCTGATCCGTAGTCAGATGCTCTAATCCGCTGAGCTACAAGCGCATGGCACCATTCTCAGCGCACGGAGGGCCCATCCGTCAAACGGTCCGCCTGCGATTCCATCAACCTGTGATTGCGCCCTCCGGCGATCCCACCGAGCTTTCCCATGCCCATCCGCTGGTACGGACCCGCCAACCCCGAGGACCCCACCTTCCGGCATTTCGAGCGGATCGTGAATTTCACCCTCCACGCCGCCCTGTTCTCGGCGATCAACAGCGGGCTGTGGGTGGTGCAGGAACTGCGCCACCCCTGGGGACATCTGGGTGTGTTCAGCCTGGTGTGGCTGGCGGCCCTGCTGGTGCACGCTGGAGTGGTCGTGACCCTGCGTCCCCGCAACCAAGCATGAGCCTCTCCGCCGGCGACCTCAAGGACCTGGAAGTGGCCCTGGCCGACAGGCTCTACCTGCAGGTGGCGGGCTGGCACCTCTACCTCGGGGATGCCGGACTGGCCCAGGAGCTGGCGATCGAGTGCGCCGCCCGGCTGCAGGCCGGCAGTAGCGTGTGCGCCCGCCAGGCGCTGGAGGCCGTGCAGGTGCCGATCGGAGGCGGCACCACCCGCCTGCCTCTGGCCCGGCTGGTGCCTGCTGGTCAGCTGCGC
This sequence is a window from Cyanobium sp. PCC 7001. Protein-coding genes within it:
- a CDS encoding formylglycine-generating enzyme family protein, translating into MGIPLLLLGGLALGWLLAGWLIGGWRVPPAHAFACPDGMVAIPAGSYRIGAGGQRPEEGPPALVRLSPFCLATHEVTNRQFAAFVEATGYRTVAERPLSREQFPTLSVAERAPGSLVFRPLDPGEPIGPMAGWHWVPGADWRHPEGPGSSIEHLLDHPVVQVAYEDAEAYAAWRGADLPSEAQWEFAARGGLRDQVFGWGDTWDANRANTWQGPFPYRDSAEDGHAGTAPVGSYAPNGYGLHDTTGNVWEWTADWFAPGHQLLVDRPDPRLDDAAASSDPREPGVAKHVIKGGSFLCSPSYCSRYRPAAREAESPDTGTSHIGIRLASQPLNASL
- a CDS encoding YrbL family protein, which gives rise to MLHLDASTYVGRGLHRECHRHPDDPGRCVKVDIGDDPHDSRREQRFYRQLERRGISWECVPRFFGPVDTNLGPGTSFELIQDEPGVVSRTLQHYLEDLEASERYCRQLCQGLQALRQAMLRDGILTLALRPKNVVCRRRGEESLQLYIVDSMGNTDFIPIATYSLAFARRKVARKWGRFEHSLLIRYPHNPFLARILGRLPLETSLPVAPTAPSALRVPLGGS
- a CDS encoding glycosyltransferase family 4 protein encodes the protein MTLAYSPNAAALLTLAVAAVLTALVVPVVRRLGLNFGLIDKPDARKQHTQPMVRLGGVGIVIGFSLALALTWVLGGFAQLEASKDALIWTTLGGSLCFFVIGLADDLFALPPLPRLVMQLLVSMAVWVEGVRIGSIDLPFGWMGSPAAVLQLPDWLSLLATLVWLVGITNAINWLDGLDGLAAGVSGIAAVGLLSVSFSLHQPAAGLLAAALAGSCLGFLRHNFNPARIFMGDGGSYFLGFALAAISIVGPAKGLTSVSLLLPLLILSLPLADMSAVIMGRLSDGHSPFYPDRRHLHHRLLRTGLSHRRTVLLIYAFTQWLASLALVLVNAEMRFLWLALATAVLIWVLVSTRRELQRQARPTAHPR
- a CDS encoding competence/damage-inducible protein A encodes the protein MTAEILCIGTELLLGNITNGNARWIAEQLAALGIPHLRQEVVGDNRERLIAAVQQASRRCRLLITTGGLGPTPDDLTTEAIAAAFHTPLTERPEVWADIEAKARARGRPLSPSVRRQALLPEGAAVLPNPTGTAPGMIWSPVPGFTVLTFPGVPSEMRAMWDATAAPWLRQAGLSQGVYASRVLRFWGVAESALAEAMADLLQGTNPTVAPYAGAGEVKLRLTARADTETTASALLAPLEAEIRRRAGQACFGADEDSLAAVVLEQLRRRGETLAVAESCTGGGIGAALAAVPGASDAFLGGVIAYANAVKEKLLGVSALDLERHGAVSDPVALAMAAGARRLTGATWGVAVTGIAGPGGGSEQKPVGLVHIAVADASGAWSEGVRFGSSRGRHWIQTLTAGEALNRLRLRLLAA
- a CDS encoding helix-turn-helix transcriptional regulator, yielding MRGPLPFLDRQAVTLTQADAVVQRIADQLPLRGLVQAGSASKLRMRSVVVPLGAMAVAGTAHSALQLEMAPLPDVVTLAFCEAGSADLSADGHRVLLPPCSAAMFLPGCAFHCTTAGIVSVLLHDSAQRLAAAATAMVAPEARENPGLQARFNRPLVLDGSGDARLQATLTSLRRALRLLDEPQLQASGGFEALQLEDLLRRHLVLLLWPDLIDPEPPPPMGPWRDPILEALLEWMDCHLDAPLTLTALALRSGDSVRNLQYRFQRRLGCSPMQWLRQRRLEAVHAELSRGEPGGTVAAIARRHGFHHLPTFSAAFQRRFGILPSQLLRQGKRT
- a CDS encoding DUF3181 family protein — translated: MSLSAGDLKDLEVALADRLYLQVAGWHLYLGDAGLAQELAIECAARLQAGSSVCARQALEAVQVPIGGGTTRLPLARLVPAGQLRDLEEVLEPFCR
- the glyA gene encoding serine hydroxymethyltransferase, producing the protein MADTVIAAAAGADSTLAASDPAIAALIGKELERQQTHLELIASENFASKAVMEAQGSVLTNKYAEGLPHKRYYGGCEHVDAIEELAIERAKQLFGAAWANVQPHSGAQANFAVFLALLQPGDTILGMDLSHGGHLTHGSPVNVSGKWFKAVHYGVDPGTQQLNVATIRELALEHRPKLIVCGYSAYPRTIDFQAFRAIADEVGAYLLADMAHIAGLVAAGVHPNPVSVCDVVTTTTHKTLRGPRGGLILCRDADFARQFDKAVFPGSQGGPLEHVIAAKAVAFGEALQPSFRAYSQQVIANAQALAARIQERGIDVVSGGTDNHLVLLDLRGIGMTGKVADLLVSDVHITANKNTVPFDPQSPFVTSGLRLGTAACTTRGFDEEAFREVADVIADRLLNPEDTAIEQGCRQRVAQLCERFPLYAPARALQPA
- a CDS encoding arylsulfatase — translated: MADSPLQRLRSALGRLRFGWGRRVAAFSAVLLLVGWQLGWTPAAALQLVSGVMGSPDAKATIAGNQLPAPAPPFGGVIKDSAQNSKPWWPPTVVPPKDAPNVLLIMTDDAGFAIDSVFGGVIPTPAMERIASQGLRYNRIMSTSLCSPTRAALITGRNHHAVGFGVIAEQATGFPGYDSIIGVENATIGRILRDNGYATSWFGKDHNTPTYQASQAGPFFQWPTGLGFDYFFGFVGGDANQWGPNLFRNTTQIYPWKGKEGSLKMDRSNPEATIWPVTGTEPSWNLITAMADDAIDWMTRIHQTNPDQPIFLHYVPGSSHAPHHPTKEWVDRIHAMHLFDDGYEKLRERIFANQKRLGVIPADEELTPWPADILTPWDQLSEEAKQLYIRQVEVFAAYVAYNDHEIGRVIQAFDDLGKLDNTLIIYINGDNGTSAEGGPEGTFSEVAFFNDVRPSVDVQMKYYEAWGTEYAYNHMSAGWSWAFDTPFDWFKQNASRLGGVNQNMVISWPNRIKDKGGLREQFIHVIDVVPTILEAIGIPAPQAVDGISQKPIEGTSFLYTFDQANAKAPSRHTTQYFEMMGQWALYHDGWLLSTKVDRAPWDAFGPVNPDPLNNQVFQLYDLTKNFNQSVDIADQYPEKVAEMRKMFVEEAKKHQVFPLDASVAARVAAPRPSLTAGLDELVYTRPMTGVPQGDAPYLLNTSYSLTADITVPQQGAEGMIATSGGRFAGWGFYLLGGRPVFNWNMLNLEWVKWESPQALTPGRHKLEFDFKYDGLGLATTRFNSFAGVGKGGTGVLKVDGQVVASKRMEKTIPIILQWDESFDIGSDTITGIDDSDYLPPFPLTAKLNKLTIKIDRPQLSPADIKKLEEGMKTAAMGIQ